One window from the genome of bacterium encodes:
- a CDS encoding M48 family metallopeptidase — protein sequence MNVSANLIDKLRDPKEKTALTWLLVCSIPIWIMFVAWTIISIGGFLLIVGFIVLIRFLAELFAVAYIKSNAIEVSENQIPGVYEAARVCCEKLGSNQPAVYVMQDGLWNAFAMKLAGRRIVVLLSGAIDSLLLKGDMRQVTWLIGHEIGHHAAGHLDFLSKTAEFGAWLPWLLLWYKRRCELTCDRIGLYCTGDPTACLTALANLSVGAQLAPCVNINEAIAQWHRHQHEVYVRYRTIYSTHPPHLWRMEEMAKAAAVMGMFASASNNSPASDRQPPTA from the coding sequence ATGAACGTTTCGGCAAATCTGATCGATAAACTACGTGATCCAAAAGAAAAGACGGCACTTACGTGGTTGCTGGTATGTTCAATTCCGATCTGGATTATGTTTGTCGCCTGGACCATTATCAGTATCGGCGGTTTTTTGCTGATAGTCGGATTTATTGTGCTGATCCGCTTTCTGGCTGAATTGTTTGCGGTGGCGTACATTAAGTCAAATGCGATAGAGGTCAGCGAGAACCAGATTCCGGGCGTATATGAGGCTGCTCGTGTTTGCTGTGAGAAACTGGGGAGCAATCAGCCGGCTGTTTATGTAATGCAAGATGGTTTATGGAATGCCTTTGCCATGAAGTTGGCGGGCAGACGAATTGTTGTGTTGCTCTCAGGAGCTATTGATTCACTGCTGCTTAAGGGCGATATGCGTCAGGTGACGTGGCTTATCGGCCATGAAATCGGCCATCATGCGGCAGGGCATTTGGATTTCTTGTCAAAAACTGCGGAGTTCGGCGCGTGGCTGCCATGGTTGCTGTTATGGTATAAACGTCGCTGTGAACTCACATGCGATAGAATCGGTTTGTATTGCACCGGTGATCCGACAGCATGCCTTACGGCTTTGGCTAATCTGTCTGTCGGCGCTCAGCTTGCTCCTTGTGTGAATATAAATGAAGCAATAGCACAATGGCATCGCCATCAGCATGAGGTATATGTTCGGTATCGAACAATATACTCCACTCATCCGCCTCATCTCTGGCGTATGGAAGAAATGGCGAAGGCAGCAGCGGTGATGGGTATGTTTGCAAGCGCGTCAAACAACTCACCTGCTTCCGATCGGCAACCACCAACGGCCTAA
- a CDS encoding DUF4982 domain-containing protein → MVNRQRTKISSEWMFYKGSVQSANERDFNDKDWQSVNLPHDYSIEGPPNQENYSWGGYLPKGPGWYRKYLPSMPDDGRRVYLEFEGVFKNCTVWVNGTKVYSHPWGYTGFVIDITNFLCHDGKPEVISVFIDVANTKFVHDPGNEGWWYEGCGIYRNVWLISTNAVHIDKWGTFVTTPEVDKSHALANAKTTLRNDTDSEQHVTLQTALIDPDGSKIATISSDCVIPAGSKIDVEQSADIDNPTLWSVNNPVLYCAESKVIVSGEVVDTYTTEFGIRWFEFTSDRGFFLNGEHMQLRGMDIHADCGGLGMALPDRVNYKTIEIMKQMGCNFLRSSHHDAAPSLMEACDRLGMLVWAETRYLEEAKTPVPALTDLIHRNRNHPSIICWGLANTAGSEDDTLTNALKVLNDVAHKQDPTRPTAFGCEGNTDANANGFAFVTDIMGYNGGGMGIDDRDHQLYPDRKMLISEFSSGHGTRGVYEEIPSGTLNKLVLGDGRVVESNSRYISIYKLCERFEKEWTHIAERPWLAGGAMWSGIEYYGETVGWPIITSQFGVLDICRFPKDTYYYFLQEWTKEPMVHVFPHWTWPGKEGQEIDVWGYTNCESVRLSLNGNLISEMQRKPLTHIEWKVPYEPGVLIAEGIVDGKVACSQEIRTAGEPAQIHVSADRTSISADGMDVSFVTISIYDRDGNFVPTADNLIDIQITGPGRLIGLSSGDPRSHEDPKGSSAKTFNGLLLAIVQSTGEPGAISVTATSDRQEPGRIVVTAEP, encoded by the coding sequence ATGGTCAACAGACAACGCACAAAGATCAGCTCAGAGTGGATGTTTTACAAGGGCAGCGTCCAGAGTGCGAATGAGCGCGATTTCAATGATAAAGACTGGCAGAGTGTTAATCTGCCTCACGATTACAGCATAGAAGGTCCCCCAAATCAGGAAAACTATTCCTGGGGCGGCTACCTTCCCAAAGGCCCCGGCTGGTATCGCAAATATCTGCCGTCCATGCCCGATGACGGTCGGAGGGTCTACCTCGAATTCGAGGGTGTATTCAAGAACTGCACCGTTTGGGTCAACGGCACTAAGGTCTATTCTCATCCGTGGGGCTACACAGGTTTTGTAATCGACATTACCAACTTCCTTTGCCATGACGGCAAGCCGGAAGTAATCAGTGTTTTTATCGATGTCGCAAATACAAAGTTCGTGCATGACCCGGGTAACGAGGGCTGGTGGTATGAGGGTTGCGGGATATATCGCAATGTCTGGCTGATATCCACCAATGCCGTTCATATAGACAAATGGGGCACATTCGTGACCACGCCCGAGGTCGATAAGTCACATGCGCTCGCAAATGCAAAAACCACTCTCAGGAATGACACTGACTCCGAGCAGCACGTAACTTTGCAGACGGCTCTGATCGACCCTGACGGCAGCAAGATAGCGACAATATCGAGTGACTGCGTCATACCTGCAGGTTCGAAAATCGATGTTGAGCAAAGCGCTGATATAGACAACCCGACTCTCTGGTCAGTAAATAATCCGGTGTTATATTGCGCCGAATCGAAGGTTATAGTCTCAGGCGAGGTGGTCGATACCTACACCACCGAGTTCGGCATCCGCTGGTTCGAGTTCACATCGGATAGGGGCTTCTTCCTTAATGGCGAGCATATGCAACTCAGGGGAATGGATATCCATGCCGACTGCGGTGGTCTGGGAATGGCGCTGCCCGACCGGGTCAACTATAAGACAATCGAGATTATGAAGCAGATGGGGTGCAATTTCCTGCGTTCGTCCCATCACGATGCCGCTCCATCGCTCATGGAGGCCTGTGACAGGCTGGGAATGCTGGTTTGGGCTGAAACCAGGTACCTCGAGGAAGCCAAGACACCAGTCCCTGCGCTTACGGACCTTATACATCGAAACCGCAACCATCCGAGCATAATCTGCTGGGGTCTGGCAAATACTGCAGGCAGCGAAGATGACACTCTCACCAACGCTCTTAAAGTCCTGAACGATGTTGCTCATAAGCAGGACCCGACTCGACCTACTGCTTTCGGCTGCGAGGGCAACACGGATGCCAATGCGAACGGCTTCGCATTTGTAACGGACATCATGGGCTATAATGGCGGCGGCATGGGCATTGATGACCGTGACCACCAGCTTTATCCGGATCGCAAAATGCTTATAAGCGAATTTTCCTCCGGCCATGGCACGCGCGGAGTATATGAAGAGATTCCATCAGGCACGCTCAACAAACTCGTGCTGGGTGACGGGCGAGTTGTGGAGAGCAATTCGCGATATATCAGCATCTACAAACTCTGCGAGCGGTTTGAAAAAGAATGGACTCACATAGCCGAGCGACCATGGCTTGCCGGGGGCGCGATGTGGTCCGGCATCGAGTATTACGGCGAGACCGTCGGCTGGCCGATAATCACCAGCCAGTTCGGCGTGCTCGACATATGCCGATTTCCAAAGGATACATACTATTACTTCCTGCAGGAGTGGACCAAGGAGCCTATGGTTCATGTCTTCCCGCACTGGACATGGCCCGGCAAAGAGGGTCAGGAGATCGATGTCTGGGGATACACCAACTGCGAGAGCGTTCGCCTTTCCTTGAACGGCAATCTCATAAGCGAAATGCAGCGCAAGCCTCTCACTCATATTGAGTGGAAAGTGCCTTATGAGCCTGGAGTGCTTATTGCAGAGGGCATTGTCGATGGCAAAGTAGCCTGCTCTCAGGAAATACGAACGGCAGGCGAGCCTGCGCAGATTCATGTGAGCGCGGACCGCACCAGTATATCCGCCGACGGCATGGATGTGAGCTTCGTCACCATCAGCATTTATGACCGCGACGGCAACTTCGTTCCGACTGCAGATAATCTGATCGATATACAAATCACCGGTCCGGGCAGGTTGATAGGCTTGAGTTCAGGCGATCCTCGCAGCCATGAGGACCCGAAAGGCTCAAGCGCAAAAACATTCAATGGCCTACTTCTGGCAATTGTCCAAAGTACAGGCGAGCCGGGGGCGATAAGCGTGACTGCTACTTCAGACAGACAGGAGCCTGGGCGCATTGTTGTCACTGCTGAGCCATAA
- a CDS encoding M20 family metallopeptidase, with product MTDAKSILEDMIAIPSVNPAGRSDLSPDIVGEARMADYVEDFIRKLGVDLIVQKTGSNGERNVGGMLFRGKDRKTIILQSHMDTVGIGDNKNLLVPREDGGRIYGRGACDDKGSLSAMLSALAIAADKPAGEYNIAVVGVTDEEYSWHGSTTLVAQAPTAGAYFGIVGEPTGCKLVHGYKGLARWRIATTGVSAHSSQPEKGKNAIYRMAKVLNVLEEYGSELAGMVDDKLGAETVSVGVIRGGSAVNVVPDYCEIEIDRRLTRHTTPQQAKQFIDDYLKKHGITQNYTMSDFTDAQVAAVVDEDHAVVELLRRICRDQGLDDGLITVGFGSDAYRMNDAGIPTVVWGPGNIDVAHGDNEYVDLQEIEQATAFYSEVMSA from the coding sequence ATGACTGACGCAAAATCCATATTAGAAGACATGATCGCAATTCCGAGTGTGAACCCGGCGGGCAGAAGTGACCTGTCGCCCGATATCGTCGGTGAGGCGCGCATGGCAGATTATGTAGAAGACTTCATACGCAAACTCGGCGTCGACCTGATCGTGCAAAAGACGGGCAGTAATGGCGAGCGCAATGTCGGCGGCATGCTCTTTCGAGGCAAAGACCGCAAAACTATAATATTGCAGTCGCACATGGACACAGTCGGCATTGGAGATAACAAAAACCTGCTGGTTCCAAGGGAAGATGGCGGCAGGATATATGGACGCGGCGCGTGTGACGACAAGGGCAGCCTTTCCGCAATGCTCTCAGCCTTGGCCATTGCTGCCGATAAGCCGGCTGGTGAGTATAACATAGCCGTGGTCGGTGTGACGGACGAGGAATACAGTTGGCATGGCAGCACCACTCTTGTCGCGCAGGCTCCGACCGCCGGTGCGTATTTCGGTATTGTAGGCGAGCCGACCGGCTGCAAGCTGGTGCATGGTTATAAGGGGCTTGCCCGCTGGCGTATTGCCACTACGGGTGTCAGCGCTCACAGTTCACAGCCTGAAAAGGGAAAAAATGCCATCTATCGCATGGCCAAGGTCCTTAATGTGCTGGAAGAGTATGGCAGCGAGCTTGCCGGTATGGTAGACGATAAACTGGGAGCAGAGACGGTTTCTGTTGGAGTTATTCGAGGCGGCAGCGCTGTCAATGTCGTGCCGGATTACTGCGAGATAGAGATAGACAGACGCCTTACCAGGCATACTACTCCTCAGCAGGCAAAGCAGTTTATCGATGATTACTTAAAAAAACATGGCATCACACAAAACTACACTATGTCTGATTTTACTGATGCGCAGGTTGCGGCGGTTGTCGATGAGGACCATGCAGTGGTAGAATTGCTCAGACGTATATGTCGCGACCAGGGCCTTGATGACGGCCTGATAACCGTAGGCTTCGGCTCGGACGCATATCGCATGAACGATGCGGGCATTCCAACGGTAGTCTGGGGACCGGGCAATATAGACGTGGCTCATGGCGACAACGAATACGTCGATTTGCAAGAAATAGAACAGGCCACTGCCTTTTATTCGGAGGTGATGTCGGCCTGA
- a CDS encoding cyclase family protein: MAIVEQIGPYRIVDLSKHVYPEKETRRCHLRRFYQDWTKDYHTDMDLESHLGTHVETPVHYKDGWKDILDLPLTAFIGRTVVLDLDIEPKAPVTAAVLDKADKGRVREGDAIIVKSPYHCVPFSDDPNDQRPYLCRESGDWFAAKKVKCIGFGDSVAIEHTVKDACDVHEAVMPHDITFLEVMQNLDELKSDVFLMVFMPMPIKGLDSCCVRPVAIEGVPGFTE; encoded by the coding sequence ATGGCAATCGTTGAACAGATCGGTCCATATCGAATAGTGGACCTGAGCAAGCACGTATACCCCGAAAAAGAGACCAGGCGCTGTCACCTAAGGCGTTTCTATCAGGACTGGACCAAGGACTATCACACTGATATGGACCTTGAATCGCATCTGGGCACTCACGTCGAGACTCCGGTCCACTACAAGGACGGCTGGAAAGATATTCTCGATTTACCTCTGACTGCATTTATAGGCCGCACGGTCGTCCTGGACCTGGATATCGAGCCGAAAGCGCCGGTCACAGCAGCGGTTTTGGACAAGGCCGATAAGGGACGCGTACGCGAGGGCGACGCCATTATCGTGAAGAGTCCATACCACTGCGTGCCCTTCTCTGATGATCCGAACGACCAGAGACCGTATTTGTGCCGTGAGTCGGGCGACTGGTTTGCCGCAAAGAAGGTCAAGTGCATAGGCTTTGGCGATTCCGTAGCCATAGAGCACACAGTCAAGGATGCATGCGATGTGCACGAAGCCGTCATGCCTCACGATATCACCTTCCTGGAGGTCATGCAGAACCTGGACGAACTAAAGTCGGACGTATTCCTGATGGTCTTTATGCCCATGCCGATCAAGGGTCTGGACTCATGCTGCGTCAGGCCGGTTGCGATAGAGGGCGTGCCGGGGTTCACCGAATGA
- a CDS encoding amidohydrolase — protein MRERSNNREVGKMSIYDAHIHLFEKPYCDLFDNSHIKDGIDGNLHLYEQYRASFDIDGAFVICYEDGDCPRNNSFVESIKPGRGWIYSFAHTKPNPSTMLDDAKRFHNRGHFGLSCYPDRDDDLAWFTSPEMYGFWDYLQEIRMPISFNLSAFQCAPIVNVLKQRRDATVLISHMARPKVTNGKLDEDDYEPLLRLAECDGAYVKLSGFYAFVADGWRYPQSELFTVVDKLRDTFGSKRLLFASDFSPVLEHSTYRQALELLRVEYKGFTPDQLEDIYCNNARSIIAQRGELNGNR, from the coding sequence TTGCGCGAACGTTCCAATAATCGCGAGGTAGGCAAAATGAGTATATACGATGCGCACATACATCTGTTTGAAAAACCGTATTGCGACCTGTTCGACAACTCGCACATAAAAGACGGCATTGACGGCAACCTGCACCTATATGAGCAATATAGAGCAAGTTTCGACATAGACGGCGCATTTGTAATATGTTACGAAGACGGCGACTGCCCGCGCAACAACTCCTTTGTAGAATCAATAAAACCGGGCCGCGGCTGGATATATTCATTTGCTCACACAAAGCCCAATCCCTCGACAATGCTTGACGACGCAAAGCGTTTTCATAATCGCGGCCACTTTGGCTTGAGCTGCTATCCAGATAGGGATGACGATCTGGCATGGTTTACTTCTCCAGAGATGTATGGTTTCTGGGACTACTTGCAGGAAATCCGTATGCCCATCAGCTTTAACCTGAGTGCATTCCAGTGCGCGCCAATAGTCAATGTGCTGAAGCAGAGACGTGATGCCACTGTGCTGATAAGCCATATGGCCAGACCGAAGGTTACAAACGGCAAGCTGGATGAGGATGATTATGAGCCACTGCTTCGCCTGGCAGAGTGCGATGGAGCGTATGTGAAACTCTCGGGTTTCTATGCGTTTGTCGCGGACGGCTGGAGATATCCCCAAAGCGAGCTTTTCACAGTCGTGGACAAATTAAGGGACACATTTGGCTCAAAGAGACTGCTTTTTGCATCGGATTTCTCGCCTGTGCTCGAACACAGCACATATCGCCAGGCGCTGGAGCTTTTGAGGGTCGAGTATAAGGGCTTTACCCCAGATCAGTTGGAAGATATTTATTGCAATAACGCGCGCAGTATAATAGCGCAGCGAGGAGAATTAAATGGCAATCGTTGA